In a genomic window of Streptomyces koelreuteriae:
- a CDS encoding ScbA/BarX family gamma-butyrolactone biosynthesis protein: MSHTDPTPKALTLPRPPDAGPEADLRFVRTAPRHLVDRSAVAEVLITDWRRLGPDTFRLGAQWPRGHHFYAPIAGAWYDPLLTAESLRQASVLVGQTYYGVPADHHFTIAELEFEVVPGVILLGTRPAEMRLEAAATDVRGATDRHGPPTALTLEADLLRGDDFAGAGRLTLHASAPRDPAAGEGGGYPSLPDPVPPAIVGRLDERDVVLGVPRSAAARRGLNWDLRIDPGHPVLFDHPTHEIPGMVLLEAARQAVQAACAPYRVLPVELRSAFHFPLALGLPCRVSATRLPAQDASEDAAIRVTAWQSGRLAFDSLVVASLCD; this comes from the coding sequence CCCCGCGTCATCTCGTCGACCGCAGTGCCGTGGCCGAGGTGCTGATCACCGACTGGCGGCGGCTGGGCCCCGACACGTTCCGGCTGGGCGCGCAGTGGCCGCGCGGGCACCACTTCTACGCGCCGATCGCGGGCGCCTGGTACGACCCCCTGCTCACAGCGGAGTCGCTACGGCAGGCCTCCGTCCTGGTCGGCCAGACGTACTACGGCGTCCCGGCGGACCATCACTTCACCATCGCCGAACTGGAGTTCGAGGTCGTACCGGGCGTCATCCTGCTCGGCACCCGCCCCGCCGAGATGCGCCTGGAGGCCGCGGCCACCGACGTCCGGGGCGCCACGGACCGTCACGGCCCCCCGACCGCGCTCACCCTGGAGGCCGACCTGCTGCGCGGCGACGACTTCGCCGGCGCGGGACGGCTGACCCTGCACGCGTCCGCCCCCCGGGACCCCGCCGCAGGGGAGGGCGGCGGGTACCCGTCCCTGCCCGACCCCGTGCCTCCCGCGATCGTGGGCCGCCTCGACGAACGCGACGTCGTCCTCGGCGTCCCCCGCTCCGCCGCCGCCCGCCGGGGCCTGAACTGGGACCTGCGGATCGACCCCGGCCACCCGGTGCTCTTCGACCACCCCACCCACGAGATCCCCGGCATGGTGCTCCTGGAGGCCGCCCGCCAGGCCGTACAGGCGGCCTGCGCCCCGTACCGCGTGCTCCCCGTGGAACTGCGCAGCGCCTTCCACTTCCCCCTGGCCCTGGGCCTCCCCTGCCGTGTCTCCGCGACCAGGCTCCCCGCGCAGGACGCGAGCGAGGACGCCGCGATCCGGGTCACCGCGTGGCAGTCCGGACGGCTGGCCTTCGACAGCCTCGTGGTGGCCAGCCTGTGCGACTGA
- a CDS encoding RNA polymerase sigma factor, whose product MGQGAAPRHMRAYDGELGAAVARAQQGDEAAFAVAYRLVQPGLLGYLRGLVGDDAEDVASDAWLEIARDLGRFQGDGAGFRGWTATIARHRALDHLRRQRVRPRPAVLEQDVLDLPGPHSTHDQALEALSTAHALELVRGLPRDQAEAVLLRVVVGLDGPAAARVLGKRPGAVRTAAYRGIRRLARQLGAEGVTDEAPRTLGEST is encoded by the coding sequence GTGGGTCAGGGAGCGGCGCCCCGGCACATGCGGGCGTACGACGGGGAACTGGGCGCGGCCGTCGCGCGCGCCCAACAGGGAGACGAGGCGGCCTTCGCGGTCGCCTACCGGCTGGTGCAGCCCGGCCTGCTCGGCTATCTGCGCGGCCTGGTCGGGGACGACGCGGAGGACGTGGCGTCCGACGCCTGGCTGGAGATCGCCCGGGACCTCGGCCGGTTCCAGGGCGACGGGGCCGGTTTCCGCGGCTGGACGGCGACCATCGCCCGGCACCGGGCGCTGGACCATCTGCGCCGGCAGCGGGTACGGCCCCGGCCGGCCGTGCTGGAACAGGACGTCCTGGACCTGCCCGGGCCGCACAGCACGCACGACCAGGCGCTGGAGGCCCTGTCCACCGCGCACGCCCTGGAGCTGGTCCGCGGTCTGCCCCGCGACCAGGCCGAGGCCGTGCTGCTGCGCGTCGTGGTCGGCCTCGACGGCCCGGCCGCCGCGCGCGTCCTCGGCAAGCGGCCGGGCGCGGTCCGCACGGCCGCCTACCGGGGGATCAGGCGCCTCGCCCGGCAGTTGGGCGCGGAGGGTGTGACGGATGAGGCTCCCCGGACGCTGGGGGAGTCGACGTGA